AATTGGTTGAGAATATCATCAAGAACCGTTGCCAACCATATAAAGAAACGCATGAACAAAGGGTTCATGGGGGGTGCTGTTCACGTTAACCAAAGTTCTGGTTTATGGTGGGGTTTGAACCGTGGAGGGCCGGTTTCTGATCGGAACGGGAGACATATAGATCCATTGGCATGGAACAGGGCTACCTTTCTCTGCGTTCAGCGTTTCAAGTCCACCTTAGCTGAAAAGCAACATGATTCGTTTCTGTCTAGCGATAGTGACGATGATAATCAGGTACGTACTATTGGCTTGCTTATTACGCTTGaatgaatggaaaattttagagttttttttatatatattatataatatagttATAGCATTATTCATATTGAGTTACAGAATGAATGGAAAGTGATATTTTTAATCatctaataataaataataattatcaaatgttCATCTCAAAATCTTAAACTCCATCGGATGCACTTTCACTTCATGAAAAATGTCGTTTTCCGATAACTTTTATGTGTTGGGTAACCTTAGACCCAGCTCTGTAATAAagttttactctctttttttttttcaatgaaaaACGTGTAAAATATCAGCCGTTAAACAAGGGCATTGTTTTAGACGCTATTGTACGTTTTTCAGCTTGCCTTATCTGATTCGTATATGCTTTTTTCTTTGGGTTGAATTTGcttcttaattattttataataatttcctTTTAATTAAAGAAATTAGTATTCAAACTAAAAAAATGGAAGCACCTGTCCTTCAGGAAGTACAAGGCGGTTCAACTAGGCCCAATCACAGTTTTTAATCAAATTGGTACAAACATGAAcatagtaaattttaaatttattaatattaaaatatattttaaaattgtattaaatttatgtaataaataataGACATAGAGAAGGGGTAATTGTAGTTATTTTTGCTTCATActtaaaaagaaagagagagagagatctAGCCGACAACCTTTTGGTGTTggcataaaatatattttaatggtTTTCAGAGTTGAATTTCCGACGACCTCACTTTTAGTcacaattataaaaagaaaaggaaaggaatagAGATGGACTCGTAGAAGTAAAAATGAAGGCATAAAAGCGACAAAAAGAAATGGGGGAACAGACGTCTCACACTGGAACTCTTCTACCATCTTCTTGTTCAGAACAATAATTAATAGTAGGaaaacaacaaccaaaaaaagaagaaatgggtTGGCTTTAACTATTGCTTTGCTTCAATTCAATCAATCTCTATCTTCTAATGCATTCGACATTGGATGGATGCTCATCTCTAATCTCACGGTACTAACGCTACCACGTCTTAATGGCCCTTACTTTAACTAAACCCACCAACAAGTCATcagaaattttctttaatttaattatcattcaagATTGGGTTGTGGCTTGGGTGACCAGCTGACCCTCTTCctcttaaattaatataaatcattttttcatttaaatttactatataaatattaatttataatatttaaaccCTAAAAATATTTTAGGTAAGATACAACTCAAAATTTacatttacaataaaaaaattaaaattaataaagagACTCACTTAATTAAAAGATAAGCTGCATGTAGACCTATGCATAGGTAAATTAGATTATTTGTTCAAGTTTGAAAATTCAtcctaaatatgaaaatatttaaacaaaaaatgagatttgaaaatTGAGTTTGAATAAAAAACTAGACTCGTTTAAAATATGGATAGAATTTAAACTTCTTCAACATTCAAAGTTCGAGCTTGATCTAACTCAACCtattttatacttttgtaatatgtttctatttaattttgatatattatataatttaattttataataatataataccatataaacattaaaaatattatgttgtgatttctaaatttaaagttttaacaaaacaaaacccactttataaataatatatttaaaaaataataagtgtgcctaaaatatgtttatgttaattattcataaatatgGATCGAGAAATATTTTGAGTGGAGTTTGGACAAATACAAATGTATTAACATCATGCATGGTCTCAATACAAACCGCGTCCAATCTGATCCCGCACCTGAACGCTTAAAGCTGCATGAAATCTATACAGGAGTACATTTGTACAGGAGGGGAATCATATAGCTGAGAGGagaattttgcatatttgaaatttatcactaataaattataaatgacCTTGGCATGGCAGTCAGTGGACTTTCCGGGGGGGAAAGTTTCATATACTTCCGAAATGAGTTTCATCTCAGAATCTTCACAGACCAGAGTACCTTGCTATCGAGTTCTGGACGATGATGGAGACTTGATTTCGGACTGTGATTTTCAACAGGTTTTCGCTTTGCTTCTCGGTTTAGAATCTTGACAATGCTAACCTTTTAATACCCTCattaaaactcaaaaatattgtaaagttaaaaaataataatatattattgcaGGTAAGCAAAGAAGTTGCAGTAAAAATGTACAGTAACATGGTGACTTTACAAATAATGGATAACATATTCTATGAAGCACAAAGGCAAGGAAGAATATCCTTTTACCTCACCTCTGCTGGTGAAGAAGCAATTAGCATAGCCTCTGCTGCTGCTCTCTCTGAACAAGACATTATCTTGCCTCAGGTGAACACCCACTACTCCTATCTTTTTTCTACTTCCCAACACAGCAAGAAGCAAAACAACAGTTAATATTAGTCCACTGTCTTGTCtatgtgattgaaattgaagCATTATTTAACCAATGTAATGCCAGTACCGTGAACCGGGAGTTTTGTTATGGCGTGGTTTCACGTTGCAAGAATTCGCCGACCAGTGCTTTGGAAACAAAGCTGATTATGGAAAAGGCCGGCAGATGCCGATTCATTATGGGTCCAAAAGCACAATTTCTTCACCATTTCGTCTCCCATTGCGTAAGGCTTCTACACCCCATCTTAAACTGCTACTGCCCTTTACATAATCCGCATAAATTTCCTCGAATGTACCTAAGTTTACCAACTTTTGGCGTTCATTTCTAGAACACAACTTCCCCAAGCTGCAGGCATAGCTTATTCTCTTAAAATGGACAACAAAAAAGCATGTGTTGTGTCATACATTGGAGATGGTGGCACCAGTGAAGTAAGTAGACGAATAATCTCATACTTTATTTGCTTATTATAGACTAGTTAGCTCATGGTTTTCCATTTCTGTTTGTTGCAGGGTGATTTTCATGCTGGTTTAAATTTTGCAGCAGTTATGGAAGCTCCAGTTATTTTCTTCTGTCGCAACAATGGCTGGGCAATCAGTACAAATGTATCTGAACAATTTCGAAGTACGTTAGCTTTCCACATTTTTTTGCTTAAAGGGAGCCCCTCTAGAGTTTCCAGTTTGGAACTTATTATGAAAACATTAATTATGATGGGCAGGTGATGGCATTGTTGTAAAGGGTCGAGCCTACGGAATCAGAAGCATCAGGGTGGATGGAAATGATGCACTTGCTGTTTACAGTGCGGTTTCTGCAGCCCGAGAAATGGCTATAAATGAGCAGAGACCAATTCTTATTGAGGTGACGTCTCATCCAGGATTTAAAGCAAAATAACGACCGTAACCTCGTGTTTTAagcttttattttacttaatttcagGCCCTTACATACAGAGTAGGACACCATTCCACATCTGATGATTCAACCAAGTATCGCCAGCTTGATGAAATTGTCTACTGGAAAAAGGCTAGGAACCCTGTAAACAGATTTCGAAACTGGGTCCAAAGTATTGGCTGGTGGAGTGAACAACAAGAAACTCAGCTTCGGAACAGTGTGAAAAAACAGGTGATCATTTAATTAATCGGTTTTGATTACCAGAAATTTGCATTTTGGTTCAACGTTTGTAATACACAGAAAGCAATTTGGTGCAGTTATTGGAAGCAATTCAGGTGGCAGAGAAAACTGAGAAGCCTCCACTTTCGGAGTTGTTCACCGATGTGTATGATCATCCACCATCAAACCTTGAGGAACAAGAGAAACATCTCAGGGAAACCGTCACCAGACATCCAAAAGATTACCCTTCCGATATTTCTGTCTAGATTTTTCTTCATCTCTATTAAGATTGTTTTTCTCAATGTTTGAAGTAAGATGAAGCTGTTAATATGTAAGTATTTGCATGATGTCGATACAGCACTTTCCTGTATTAATTTATGTATATGCATTTGGCATTTGATTTCAGCAAGAATCCCGGCGACTTTTCCTCTTAAAATGAGCTTTTATTATTAGAAAACTTTGTACGTGTTAGTAACTGAAGCAAACCTGTTGGATTTTCAACACACTTTCACCGAGTAAAGTAAGAATTTCAAACAGAGCACCAGCAGCAACGTATTATACCCGGGtaaaatatgaaggaaaaatgcttgaaatTCAAGCTTTTAGCTACTGTCAAGAATGGAGAAcagaacttaaaatttttagaaggCAAAGAAAGATGGAGCATATGGAAGAAAATCTGATGATTTCATTCACTTGAAATATTGGCttaaagccattacatataccaaTCATTGGCTGGTCAAAAGATCAACAAATTCATCACCTAaacactacctaactccacttaTTACATTGGAACTTACAAAACTAAACTTGTACACTTAAGTAAAGTTGGTCATCAGCTCCTACATCATCAAACTACATCAAATGTAGGCTTAAACTAAGTTCAAAACGAACTAGAACACATTTCATAGACTTGGTTACAAAAGAACCAAAACAAACAGATTCAGTTACACGTACTTTACCCGGGTAACTTATGTGTATGAATCCTTGCACATACTTTACCTGGGTAACTTATGTGTATTTGTTCTTGCGTGCTTGAATCTGCATGGGCTACATATCCACCTTTGTTGCTGCATGTGTTGCATGGCTCGGGTTGCTTCTTGACATGTTGGAAATTCACATGCTGCATGCAGGCCAGTTtccaacactcctccttggcttgCATGCTACAAACTCTTGTTCATTAAGCATTCTCTAATgattttattcactaaatcaattttctcatctcCTTTTGCTTCCAAATCTCTTTGAAGGTCCTCGACCATTTGCTTCAACTCTGATTTTTGATTCTCCATTTCATTCAGTTTTTCGGATGACTTTTGTTTCTTTCTATCAAACTGCAATTCTAGTTTTGCCTTCTAGATATGAAGAGATTCCAGCTGCTGCAATGTGTTTACCTCATCCATTAACCTCTTTACTTGATTTGATGCTTCATCACCTTcaaatgcaaaattttctttCAACAGAGCCTTCTCAGCTTGCAACGTCTCCTTCTCTGATAGCAGATTATTTTCCTGAGCAGTCAAGTTCTTCGTACCAGACAATGATTCACTGTTATCATCCTCAAGTTTCTTCGTgagaataaaatttctttttctctcttttccaacattATTTCGAGTTCTGAAATGCGGGATTGGAGTCCTATATTTTGTTCTCCCAGTTTTTCTGCTTCACTTGCTTTGTTCTCTAACAGCTCCGCCATATCTCTGTTAGTTGCTTGCAATGATTTCAACTCAAGTTCCAAGCTAGTTACATGTGCCTTTAATTCTTTTATCTGAGCAGATGATTGGTTCCCATGCATATCATGCACCTCTTTGAATGTCAaaaatttcctttctttctcAACCGAATTAGTGAAATTTTTAACCAAATCTTATTTGGTTAGCTGAGCCATTGACATGTAGTTGGCATGGCTAAACCTTTTGTGACACAGCATGGATTCATCTGCAGTAGCTGTGTAGGCACTATCTGGACTCTTATTCCAGTCcacaataaaatttttttctgTCATAGCTACTGTCATGAGCTTGGATCCACTAGGATCACTAATCACGCATTCTTTGCCTTTGAATACAACTGAATAGCCCTTCTCAAGCAGTTGAGCAATGCTAAgcaaatttctatcaatttcaggcACTAACAAGACATTTTTAACAAGTTTGGTACCTGTAGGAGTGCTTATCAGCACATCTCCTTTGCCTTCAACTTTGATGAAGTGTCCATTTCCGACCTTCACATTTGTTTTGAAGCTTCTGTCAATTGACTTAAAAATGCTAGCATCAGGGGTCATGTGGTTTGTGCAACCACTGTCTATCAACCATCCATCTGTAGCTTTTCCTTTAGCAGCTGAACAAGAAACTGCAAAACTTGTTCTTCTTGGTCATTGTCTTCTTCTACTACTTGAGCTTCAGCTCTTGGCTACTGGGGTTGGTTGTATCTTGGTCTGCCTTTGTTTTTGCAAACCCTTTCTACATGACCCATCTTCTTGCAAAATCTGCATTGCACATCAAGCCTGAACCAACATACTTTACCCGGGTGACTTGCCCTTCTGCAGTGTGGACAGGGTGGATATCTTCCTGCACCATCTGCTTTAGgctctaaatgtaacaccccttacccgtatccaacaccggaatagggtacgaggcattaccaaaacacatacacttgtaaacgtatttaaccgagttataaaatttcatcaaaattaaaactttcaaaaataattaacatgtttctataacttttcacaatatatcctcaaatattataatcataataattagggcctgcgagacccgatacatactcatgcaatttaatgcttcatttccatttcattcaattcgcaatttctcatgctcataatttaaatcatatcactagaaatttccatttaattcacgtacaattcaatgacatcaaattcaaaactaatacgtatttaccatttaactcaatgtttattgattataccattcaataacacatttatgaaattctcaatttagcaatgaaaatatcactttagtttgaataacaacatcgtcctgatatagatacactaccacttatccatttactttaattcttttgggcccatttgtcacttaccatccttaatcaaattagggaacggtcacggaaaattgagtacttcactttcactttgccatagtataactatggtcttacgtatgatcacttatcacttgtccctgatcagataagtgtagccacctatcactttgtttcttgatcagataagtgtagccacttatcactttgtttcttgatcagataagtgcagccacttatcactttatctcttgatcagataagtgtagctaaagctatcacttatcactttgtctcttgatcagataagtatagccgaagctatcacttatcacttttcacttgtcacttgatcagataagtatagccgaagctatcacttatcactttattacttgatcagataagtatagccgaagctattacttatcactttccacttgtcacttgatcagataagtatagccgaagctatcacttatcactttatcacttgatcagataagtatagccgaagctattacttatcactttccacttgtcacttgatcagataagtgtagctaaagctaccacttatcactttatcacttgatcagaagtactcaaatccggcgttccgctcaatttgatcatttattcatatatcaggcttaccaacatgtgttaattcataaaccattcatggtattatttcatgccaaatcatatactgaatataccatacacacatactataaactttattttcacacatgagctgaaaccatgaccaataatgcacaaaaataagcatcattcatatttcatcgtttatgagttataatcaaacatatgaccatttatacacgaatcattcatatatttcccaattttcctcctcctcctctccattccacatccttaatgtgtataacacacttaaacaacattaaccataatttcaatattcactaacatgtatattcaaagctgtttatctgagtcagagtcactaaattatttttatctggagctacggagctccaaattaagatccgttaattttccctaaaactagactcacatatcttcataccataaaattttcataatttttggttcagccaaatagtacagtttattctttaaagtttcccctgttttgctgtctgacagttccgaccactcttcactaaaaattaattatctcattgtacagaattcggatgatgttttagcttgtttattctaaaaatagactcattaaggattctaaccatataactataactcataataatttctgtacaatttttaatgattttccaaagtcagaacaggggaacccgaattcattctgaccttgtctcacaaaatctattatatctcatgatttacaattccattgctcacataatttcttttataagaaactagactcaataagctttaatttcatattttattcatcctctaattcaatctctacaatttttggtgatttttcaaagttacactactgctgctgtccaaaactgctttagtgcaaaatgttgatttccattttgccccaaatttcacagtttatacaattcggtcctttctcaattaaccctcaattaatctaattttctcaattagtactttattagacattataagttgttacacaactattgaaattcagaatttccacatataactctatcttcaaactcttttactattaggtcccaaacattcactttctattcaattctttcaataaaatcagcatatgaacaatttaaagctctaatttcatgataaatcatcatatacttccagcacatattcatatcaactttcaacttctttcataaaatcaaaaactaatgaatttaacaagtgggcctagttgtaaaagtcataaaaatacaaaaatttcaagaaatagtcaagaattgaacttacttgtaataaaaatatgaagaaccagcttgaagaagcccttccatggtgttttagctgatgagaattcagaaaaatgaagagaaaatctagataattccacttgggtcctaactttattaagcaaattttgcaattttccaattttgcccttaattctccttactttcttgctgatttcatgcctctgcggTCCAgaccaaatagaccttgggtctatttgctttttaagccctcttccttttatcatttaagctatttaatcatttcccaaaattttgcatttgttacaatttagtcctttttgctcaattaattatcggaactttaaaatttcttaacgaaactttaatactaactttttaacactccataaatatttataaaaatatttatggctcagtttaaatcccgaggtcttgatacctcatttcgattctaattattttaaaatttatttctagtgcactattcactatttcaaaaaatttcctaacttcatatttaacttatacttactaaattaataatattttctacccatttgtcgaatttagtgatctcgaatcaccgttccaacACCtttgaaaattcaagccattacatttttttttcgtcggatttgtggtcccgaaaccactattccgactaagcctaaaatcgggctattacacgtTTGACCAGGtattcttgcctttgtaggcagagGTGCTCGAGGCAAACTTGGCTTTGACTTGAAAGGTaccttcttggtgctcctccTGTCTGCTGGCTCTcctttgctcttgtgcatacaGAGCATTGATCAGCTCTGTTAAAGAGATGCTGGTCAGGTCCCTTGAATCCTCTAATGAGGATATTTTTGCTTCATACCTTTCTGGTAAGGTAGAGAACACTTTCTCCACAATCCTTGCTTCACTAAAATGCTCACGAAtgagccttatgctgtttactACAGGCATAATTCTGTCTGAATACTTCTTGACAGTTTCCTCTTCCTTCATCTTTAAGTTCTCGAACTCCCTTCTCAGGTTCAACAACTGCTGCTGTCTTGTCCTCTCAGTACCTTGGAACTCCTTCTTAAGCTTGTCCCAGGCCTGCTTTGGAGTCTCACAAGCCATGATCCTGGTGAAAATAACATCAGAAACACAGTTCTGAatgcatgacatggccttgtgctttttacttttttcttcaGAATACTGCTTCatttgagccactgttggatttgCTCTCAATGGTTCTAGTTCAACATCTGAGTTAACCACCTCCCATAG
The sequence above is drawn from the Gossypium hirsutum isolate 1008001.06 chromosome A05, Gossypium_hirsutum_v2.1, whole genome shotgun sequence genome and encodes:
- the LOC107957713 gene encoding LOW QUALITY PROTEIN: 2-oxoisovalerate dehydrogenase subunit alpha 1, mitochondrial (The sequence of the model RefSeq protein was modified relative to this genomic sequence to represent the inferred CDS: inserted 1 base in 1 codon); amino-acid sequence: MANWLRISSRTVANHIKKRMNKGFMGGAVHVNQSSGLWWGLNRGGPVSDRNGRHIDPLAWNRATFLCVQRFKSTLAEKQHDSFLSSDSDDDNQSVDFPGGKVSYTSEMSFISESSQTRVPCYRVLDDDGDLISDCDFQQVSKEVAVKMYSNMVTLQIMDNIFYEAQRQGRISFYLTSAGEEAISIASAAALSEQDIILPQYREPGVLLWRGFTLQEFADQCFGNKADYGKGRQMPIHYGSXKHNFFTISSPIATQLPQAAGIAYSLKMDNKKACVVSYIGDGGTSEGDFHAGLNFAAVMEAPVIFFCRNNGWAISTNVSEQFRSDGIVVKGRAYGIRSIRVDGNDALAVYSAVSAAREMAINEQRPILIEALTYRVGHHSTSDDSTKYRQLDEIVYWKKARNPVNRFRNWVQSIGWWSEQQETQLRNSVKKQLLEAIQVAEKTEKPPLSELFTDVYDHPPSNLEEQEKHLRETVTRHPKDYPSDISV